Proteins encoded by one window of Polyangiaceae bacterium:
- a CDS encoding TAT-variant-translocated molybdopterin oxidoreductase has product MSSLKQGQKPTYWRSLAELEDTPEFREYVEREFATPLEELPPGSPGRRRFLQIMGASLALAGATGCRWQEDKLMPLSRRPEGRIPGEPERYATATELAGVAVGIVATSYEGRPIKLEGNPAHPANKGALGVLQQTQVLGVYDPDRSRHPMQKNQAKTWADFENFAKAQFAALKSKQGAGLRILSEASSSPSVAALREELTQAFPQAKWVEWEAALAEGSRGGTALAFGKPHRVLYDFGRADVVVALDADFIDEVYPNGLVNARGLMGRRDPDGHMNRIYAVESTFTQVGSIADHRLPLRSELVKAFAAALDAAVTQAAGGSGAQSAPKAAFLADAKVSKFLQVLAKDLAGAKGKSVVVAGEHQPPEVHAIVAHINSVLGNAGATVLYVEDQGEAQSRVDQLKALVGELNGGQVDTLLILGGNPVYDAPADLGFASALGKAKTSIHLSLYPDETSRMVEWHLPRAHWLESWGDVTAPDGTVSIAQPLIEPLFGGRSVIEVLALVTGSERQKGVDIVKNTHKSTLGDPRAWRKAVHDGVVAGPPVAVANPELKEIAPVALSDREQGGLEVGNGQLEILFAADAKLFDGRFSNLAWMQEAPETFTKLSWGNAAVFAVSTAKALGITDGQHVTLTFGGKSITLPAMLMPGQAPGSVRVTLGYGRKAAGTVGGDDKAGVEPVGADTYQLRTTAALHFGGGLDVKATATLERLPTTQDVWAIDQIGREGADSRLGMLVREARLEEYEKEPTFAKHAVHHPPLLNLWQGPVSYEGHKWGMSIDLSRCMGCSACITACQAENNIATVGKENVVKGREMLWLRVDRYYRGTPEEAEIAWQPLPCMQCENAPCEQVCPVGATMHSHEGLNDMVYNRCIGTRYCANNCPYKVRRFNYFNYHLDKQAATPFQGFQDDRARVKGMVYNPDVSLRARGVMEKCTFCVQRIQNTKIKAKNAKQPIEDGTIQTACQQTCPTEAIVFGDLNDKGSKVAQLQNGPRSYGLLEELNNRPRVRYLARVKNPNPELS; this is encoded by the coding sequence ATGTCATCGCTGAAGCAGGGTCAGAAGCCGACCTACTGGCGCAGCCTGGCGGAGCTGGAAGACACGCCGGAGTTCCGCGAATACGTGGAGCGCGAGTTCGCAACCCCTCTCGAAGAGTTGCCGCCCGGCTCTCCTGGCCGACGTCGATTCTTACAGATCATGGGCGCCTCCTTGGCGCTGGCCGGTGCCACCGGCTGCCGCTGGCAGGAAGACAAGCTCATGCCCCTCTCGCGGCGCCCTGAAGGCCGCATCCCGGGGGAGCCGGAACGCTACGCCACCGCGACGGAGCTCGCTGGCGTCGCTGTCGGCATCGTTGCAACGTCGTACGAGGGTCGCCCCATCAAGCTGGAAGGCAATCCGGCGCACCCGGCGAACAAGGGTGCACTGGGCGTGCTGCAGCAAACTCAGGTGCTCGGGGTGTACGACCCTGATCGCAGCCGCCATCCGATGCAGAAGAACCAGGCCAAGACCTGGGCGGACTTCGAGAACTTCGCCAAAGCGCAGTTCGCTGCGCTGAAGAGCAAGCAGGGTGCGGGGCTACGCATCCTTTCCGAGGCGTCCTCTTCGCCCAGCGTGGCAGCGTTGCGGGAAGAGCTGACGCAAGCCTTCCCGCAAGCCAAGTGGGTGGAGTGGGAAGCGGCGTTGGCCGAAGGCTCCCGCGGCGGAACGGCCCTGGCGTTCGGCAAGCCGCACCGCGTGCTGTACGACTTCGGTCGGGCGGACGTGGTGGTCGCTCTCGACGCCGACTTCATCGACGAGGTGTATCCCAACGGCTTGGTGAACGCGCGCGGCTTGATGGGCCGTCGTGACCCGGACGGGCACATGAACCGCATCTATGCGGTGGAGAGCACGTTCACGCAGGTCGGCAGCATCGCCGATCACCGGCTGCCGCTGCGCTCCGAGCTGGTGAAGGCCTTCGCGGCGGCCCTGGACGCCGCGGTGACGCAGGCCGCGGGCGGCAGCGGTGCCCAGTCCGCGCCCAAGGCGGCTTTCTTGGCCGACGCCAAGGTCAGCAAGTTCCTGCAAGTCCTCGCCAAGGACCTCGCAGGCGCCAAGGGCAAGAGCGTCGTGGTCGCGGGCGAGCATCAGCCCCCCGAGGTCCACGCCATCGTGGCTCACATCAACTCCGTGCTCGGCAACGCCGGCGCCACCGTGCTGTACGTGGAGGACCAGGGTGAGGCCCAGAGCCGCGTGGACCAGCTCAAGGCGCTGGTCGGGGAGCTGAACGGCGGCCAGGTGGACACGCTGCTGATCCTCGGCGGCAACCCGGTCTACGACGCCCCCGCGGATCTCGGTTTCGCCTCTGCCCTCGGCAAGGCCAAGACGAGCATCCACCTGAGCCTCTATCCAGACGAGACCTCGCGGATGGTCGAGTGGCACCTGCCGCGGGCCCACTGGCTGGAGAGCTGGGGGGACGTGACGGCACCGGACGGAACCGTGTCGATCGCACAGCCGCTCATCGAGCCGCTGTTCGGTGGCCGCTCGGTCATCGAGGTGCTCGCGCTGGTGACCGGCAGCGAGCGACAGAAGGGTGTCGACATCGTCAAGAACACCCACAAGTCGACCCTCGGAGATCCCCGCGCATGGCGCAAAGCCGTGCACGACGGGGTAGTGGCCGGTCCGCCCGTCGCCGTCGCGAATCCGGAGTTGAAGGAAATCGCTCCCGTGGCCCTGAGCGACCGCGAGCAGGGCGGCCTGGAAGTGGGCAACGGGCAGCTCGAAATCCTGTTCGCGGCGGACGCCAAGCTGTTCGATGGCCGCTTCTCGAACCTGGCCTGGATGCAAGAGGCGCCGGAGACGTTCACCAAGCTCAGCTGGGGCAACGCGGCGGTCTTCGCCGTCAGCACCGCGAAGGCGCTGGGCATCACCGATGGTCAGCACGTCACCCTCACCTTCGGCGGCAAGAGCATCACGCTCCCGGCGATGTTGATGCCGGGACAGGCGCCCGGCTCGGTGCGCGTCACGCTGGGCTATGGTCGCAAGGCGGCCGGCACCGTGGGCGGCGACGACAAGGCGGGCGTGGAGCCCGTTGGCGCCGACACCTATCAACTCCGCACCACGGCAGCGCTGCACTTCGGCGGCGGCCTGGACGTGAAGGCGACGGCAACGCTGGAGCGCCTGCCCACCACCCAAGACGTGTGGGCCATCGACCAGATCGGTCGGGAGGGCGCGGACTCGCGTCTCGGCATGCTGGTGCGTGAAGCGCGCCTCGAGGAGTACGAGAAGGAGCCCACCTTCGCCAAGCATGCGGTGCACCACCCCCCGCTGCTCAATCTGTGGCAGGGCCCCGTGTCCTACGAAGGGCACAAGTGGGGGATGAGCATCGACTTGTCCCGCTGCATGGGGTGCAGCGCGTGCATCACCGCCTGCCAGGCGGAGAACAACATCGCCACGGTAGGTAAAGAGAACGTGGTCAAGGGTCGCGAGATGCTCTGGCTGCGGGTGGACCGCTATTACCGCGGCACGCCGGAAGAGGCGGAGATCGCCTGGCAGCCTCTGCCCTGCATGCAGTGCGAGAACGCCCCCTGCGAGCAGGTGTGCCCCGTCGGCGCGACCATGCACTCCCACGAAGGCCTCAACGACATGGTCTACAACCGCTGCATCGGCACGCGGTACTGCGCCAACAACTGCCCCTACAAGGTCCGGCGCTTCAACTACTTCAACTACCACCTGGACAAGCAGGCTGCGACGCCGTTCCAGGGATTCCAGGATGACCGCGCCCGGGTCAAGGGGATGGTCTACAACCCGGACGTCAGCCTGCGCGCTCGCGGTGTGATGGAGAAGTGCACGTTCTGCGTGCAGCGCATCCAGAACACCAAGATCAAGGCCAAGAACGCCAAGCAACCCATCGAAGACGGCACCATCCAGACGGCGTGTCAGCAGACGTGCCCCACGGAAGCCATCGTGTTCGGTGACCTGAACGACAAGGGCAGCAAGGTTGCCCAACTCCAGAACGGACCGCGTTCCTACGGTCTGCTCGAGGAGCTGAACAACCGCCCCCGCGTCCGCTATCTGGCTCGCGTCAAGAACCCCAACCCGGAGCTCAGCTGA
- the nrfD gene encoding polysulfide reductase NrfD — protein MAVVSDVNPFTSPPKGDNDFARVTDNVSRIAEVPKPPRAWYIAFAISTSMLAMFGISIGYLVWTGVGIWGNMNPVFWGFPIVNFVFWVGIGHAGTLISAILYLLRQTWRTAINRFAEAMTIFAVICAGIFPGIHVGRPWLPYWMFPIPNQMQMWPQFRSPLEWDVFAVGTYATVSLLFWYMGMIPDLATFRDRSTSPIRRVIYGLLSMGWRGSSRQWHRYERAYLILAALATPLVLSVHSVVSFDFATAQLPGWHTTIFPPYFVAGAIFGGFAMVVTLAVPARQFFGLKRVISIKHLELMNKIILATGTMVGYAYGIEFFIAWYGGGEYEGFAFINRTMGNYSWAYWTMVTCNVITPQIHWFKKARTNVWVTLAVGVIVNVGMWFERFVIVVSSLARDYLPSSWGYFVPSAWDFATLAGSFGLFFTLFLLFCRYLPMVAMAEVKAAIPAAHAHGDEH, from the coding sequence ATGGCCGTCGTCAGCGACGTCAACCCGTTCACGAGCCCGCCCAAGGGCGACAACGACTTCGCTCGTGTCACGGACAACGTCTCGCGCATCGCGGAGGTCCCCAAGCCTCCCCGCGCTTGGTACATCGCCTTCGCGATCTCGACCTCGATGCTGGCGATGTTCGGCATCAGCATCGGCTACCTGGTTTGGACCGGGGTTGGCATCTGGGGAAACATGAACCCCGTCTTCTGGGGTTTCCCGATCGTCAACTTCGTCTTCTGGGTCGGTATCGGTCACGCCGGAACGCTGATCAGCGCCATTCTCTACCTGCTCCGGCAGACCTGGCGCACGGCGATCAACCGCTTCGCGGAAGCGATGACCATCTTCGCGGTGATCTGCGCCGGCATCTTCCCCGGCATCCACGTCGGTCGCCCCTGGCTGCCCTACTGGATGTTCCCGATCCCCAACCAGATGCAGATGTGGCCGCAGTTCCGTAGCCCGCTGGAGTGGGACGTGTTCGCGGTCGGCACCTACGCGACGGTGTCACTGCTGTTCTGGTACATGGGCATGATTCCCGATCTGGCCACCTTCCGGGATCGCTCCACCTCCCCGATCCGCCGCGTGATCTACGGGCTCTTGAGCATGGGGTGGCGCGGCTCCAGCCGCCAGTGGCACCGCTACGAGCGGGCCTACTTGATCCTGGCAGCCTTGGCCACGCCGCTGGTGCTCAGCGTGCACAGCGTCGTGTCCTTCGACTTCGCGACCGCGCAGCTCCCGGGCTGGCACACGACCATCTTCCCGCCCTACTTCGTCGCCGGCGCCATCTTCGGCGGCTTCGCGATGGTGGTCACCTTGGCGGTGCCCGCGCGGCAGTTCTTCGGGCTCAAGCGCGTCATCTCCATCAAGCACCTCGAGCTGATGAACAAGATCATCCTCGCGACGGGCACGATGGTCGGATACGCCTACGGCATCGAGTTCTTCATCGCCTGGTACGGCGGCGGCGAGTACGAAGGCTTCGCGTTCATCAACCGCACCATGGGGAACTACTCCTGGGCGTATTGGACGATGGTTACCTGCAACGTCATCACGCCGCAGATCCATTGGTTCAAGAAGGCGCGCACGAACGTGTGGGTCACGCTCGCGGTCGGCGTCATCGTGAACGTGGGCATGTGGTTCGAGCGCTTCGTGATCGTGGTGTCGTCCCTGGCCCGCGACTACCTCCCCTCGAGCTGGGGGTACTTCGTCCCCAGCGCCTGGGACTTCGCGACCTTGGCCGGTAGCTTCGGCCTGTTCTTCACCTTGTTCCTGCTCTTCTGCCGCTACCTCCCGATGGTGGCCATGGCGGAGGTCAAAGCAGCCATCCCGGCGGCGCACGCCCACGGGGACGAGCACTGA
- a CDS encoding quinol:cytochrome C oxidoreductase: MASDDKKPKKGDEPKKKKPAQPEDDFGDNIKLGDAADKIFKIGGGVGAVSLLVCLGLGFTGDTKRFLFSYLTAYMWVLSLGLGALWWVILQHLVNAKWSIVIRRVGELLAQNVVVLLLLALPIVIPMAMGNDSLYIWVNHEKVHADHLLHHKAPYLNVGFFMARCAVYFGFWFLLSRFMLKSSLEQDKTGKPELVGRMQAVSAPSMILFALTLTFAAFDFLMSLEPTWFSTIFGVYYFAGAVVSFHSLLALVLMWLQKRGRLTRSVTVEHYHDVGKMMFAFTIFWAYIAFSQFMLIWYGNIPEETFWFKMRFAGEWKYVSTALLLGNFVLPFFGLLSRHIKRNKKTLGFWAVWILLVHYMDIYWLVKPALHEPTIPVGDALLDVTALVGVLGLFLASAAFQAKKVRLVPVKDPRLAKSLAFENF; this comes from the coding sequence ATGGCAAGCGACGACAAGAAGCCCAAGAAGGGCGACGAGCCGAAGAAGAAGAAGCCGGCGCAGCCCGAAGACGACTTCGGAGACAACATCAAGCTCGGTGATGCCGCCGACAAGATCTTCAAGATCGGCGGCGGCGTCGGAGCCGTGTCCTTGTTGGTGTGCCTGGGCCTCGGGTTCACTGGAGACACCAAGCGGTTCTTGTTCTCCTATCTCACCGCGTACATGTGGGTCCTGAGCCTGGGGCTCGGTGCTCTGTGGTGGGTGATCCTGCAGCACCTGGTCAACGCCAAGTGGAGCATTGTCATCCGCCGCGTGGGCGAGCTCCTGGCTCAGAACGTGGTGGTGCTGCTGCTCCTCGCGCTCCCGATCGTCATCCCCATGGCGATGGGGAACGACAGCCTGTACATCTGGGTGAATCACGAGAAGGTGCACGCAGACCACCTGCTCCACCACAAGGCGCCGTACCTGAACGTCGGGTTCTTCATGGCCCGCTGCGCCGTCTACTTCGGCTTCTGGTTCTTGCTCAGCCGCTTCATGCTGAAGAGCAGCCTGGAGCAGGACAAGACCGGCAAGCCGGAGCTCGTAGGGCGTATGCAGGCCGTCAGTGCGCCCAGCATGATCCTGTTCGCGCTGACGTTGACCTTCGCGGCGTTCGACTTCCTGATGTCGCTCGAGCCCACGTGGTTCTCCACCATCTTCGGCGTCTACTACTTCGCCGGAGCCGTGGTGTCCTTCCACTCGCTGTTGGCGCTGGTGCTGATGTGGCTCCAGAAGCGGGGTCGGCTCACGCGCAGCGTGACAGTGGAGCACTACCACGACGTGGGAAAGATGATGTTCGCCTTCACGATCTTCTGGGCGTACATCGCGTTCTCCCAGTTCATGCTGATCTGGTACGGCAACATCCCGGAAGAAACGTTCTGGTTCAAGATGCGCTTCGCCGGCGAATGGAAGTACGTGTCGACGGCGCTCTTGCTGGGCAACTTCGTGCTGCCGTTCTTCGGGCTTCTGTCCCGCCACATCAAGCGCAACAAGAAGACGCTGGGCTTCTGGGCGGTGTGGATCCTCCTGGTCCACTACATGGACATCTACTGGCTGGTGAAGCCCGCTCTGCATGAACCGACGATCCCGGTCGGAGACGCCCTGCTGGACGTCACCGCACTGGTCGGGGTGCTCGGGCTGTTCCTCGCCTCGGCGGCATTCCAAGCCAAGAAGGTCCGACTCGTCCCGGTCAAGGACCCGCGCCTCGCGAAGTCCCTGGCCTTCGAGAACTTCTGA
- a CDS encoding DUF3341 domain-containing protein, with protein MSDESKHSKKSDDVGTDAPLYGLVAEYKTPHALKEAAKKVRDAGFEKWDTYTPFPVHGIDGAMGIKMTILPWIVLGAGLTGLTLAIWLQWWTNAHDYPFLISGKPFWSIPANVPIMFELTVLLSAFAALFGMLALNNLPMPAHPLDLKERFAKVTDDRFFLVVQAADTRFDDVETRELLEETHPAVLDEVLEDRVTPSKLPNGLVYGLLILAVAAFLPFAFIAKARASRSDKPRVHAIGDMDWQLKFKAQRENPVFPDERASRLPPPETVAVGMLEEDDHLYRGKVNGAWARTFPPSIQATPENMERGKERFGIYCAPCHGHGGNGDGTVAKRATELAEGTWIPPTNFHQQYLEVMPVGQIFNTITHGVRNMPPYGHMVPPEDRWKIVMYLRALQKSRDASVSDVPAAERGSLK; from the coding sequence ATGAGTGACGAAAGCAAGCACTCGAAGAAGAGCGACGACGTCGGCACCGATGCGCCGCTTTACGGACTGGTGGCGGAGTACAAAACGCCCCACGCCCTGAAGGAAGCCGCCAAGAAGGTACGCGACGCGGGCTTCGAGAAGTGGGACACGTACACGCCGTTCCCGGTCCACGGCATCGACGGTGCCATGGGCATCAAGATGACGATCCTGCCTTGGATCGTCCTCGGTGCCGGCCTCACCGGTCTGACTCTGGCGATCTGGCTCCAGTGGTGGACGAACGCCCACGACTATCCGTTCCTGATCAGTGGCAAGCCCTTCTGGAGCATCCCGGCGAACGTTCCCATCATGTTCGAGCTCACGGTGCTGCTCAGTGCCTTCGCGGCGCTTTTCGGCATGCTGGCACTGAACAACCTCCCGATGCCGGCCCACCCGCTGGATCTCAAGGAGCGGTTCGCGAAGGTCACGGACGATCGCTTCTTCTTGGTGGTTCAGGCCGCGGACACTCGATTCGACGACGTCGAGACTCGCGAGCTGCTCGAGGAAACGCATCCAGCGGTGCTGGACGAGGTGCTGGAAGACCGCGTCACCCCCAGCAAGCTGCCGAACGGGTTGGTCTACGGCCTGTTGATCCTCGCGGTCGCGGCGTTTCTCCCCTTTGCGTTCATCGCCAAGGCTCGGGCCAGCCGCAGCGACAAGCCGCGTGTTCACGCCATTGGCGACATGGACTGGCAGCTCAAGTTCAAAGCGCAGCGTGAAAACCCCGTCTTCCCGGACGAGCGCGCCTCTCGCTTGCCACCGCCGGAAACCGTTGCCGTGGGCATGTTGGAGGAAGACGACCACCTGTATCGCGGCAAGGTGAATGGCGCCTGGGCGCGCACCTTCCCGCCCTCGATCCAGGCGACCCCGGAGAACATGGAGCGGGGCAAAGAGCGCTTCGGCATCTACTGCGCTCCCTGTCACGGTCACGGTGGCAACGGAGATGGCACGGTAGCCAAGCGCGCCACCGAGCTCGCGGAAGGCACCTGGATTCCGCCGACAAACTTCCACCAGCAGTACCTGGAGGTGATGCCGGTGGGGCAGATCTTCAACACCATCACCCACGGCGTCCGCAACATGCCTCCCTATGGCCACATGGTCCCGCCGGAGGATCGCTGGAAGATCGTGATGTACCTGAGAGCCCTGCAGAAGAGCCGTGATGCTTCCGTGTCCGACGTACCCGCGGCGGAACGCGGCTCCCTGAAGTGA